The Pyrenophora tritici-repentis strain M4 chromosome 10, whole genome shotgun sequence genome contains a region encoding:
- a CDS encoding MoaE, Molybdopterin converting factor, large subunit, producing the protein MSTTESQSYTADIPSERVVKTTDTIHVELTPHDLDSLAATRFVRSPSAGATVLFIGTTRDSFNNEPVSSLAYTSYTPLAISTLFKIATSILAKHSCTKIAIIHKLGECPIGEESIVIAVSAPHRQAAWRAGEETLEETKDRAEIWKLERFKGGEGVWRANRDGQKGVKVEGGKEGVEAKH; encoded by the coding sequence ATGTCCACTACAGAGTCCCAATCGTATACCGCCGACATACCCTCAGAGCGCGTTGTCAAGACCACGGATACCATCCACGTGGAACTCACCCCGCACGACCTTGACTCACTCGCTGCCACACGCTTCGTCCGCTCACCATCAGCTGGTGCAACTGTCCTATTCATTGGCACTACACGCGACTCCTTCAACAATGAGCCCGTGTCCTCTCTAGCTTACACATCGTATACTCCGCTCGCCATCTCCACTCTCTTCAAAATTGCGACCTCTATTCTTGCTAAGCATTCATGCACCAAGATCGCCATCATCCACAAGCTCGGCGAGTGTCCCATTGGTGAAGAGAGTATTGTGATAGCAGTATCAGCACCGCATCGACAAGCTGCATGGAGGGCTGGTGAGGAAACGCTAGAGGAGACTAAGGATAGGGCTGAGATATGGAAGCTGGAAAGATTCAAGGGCGGCGAGGGAGTTTGGAGGGCGAACAGGGATGGGCAGAAGGGAGTGAAAGTAGAAGGCGGAAAAGAGGGTGTTGAAGCTAAGCACTGA
- a CDS encoding RNA-binding protein (RRM domain), with product MSKSKVDKPEKKRKRDVEVAEDVPKKSKKSKKTEDTQDAPTPEAPVVEVAEVKKDKKSKKDKKEKKSKDNDTDASEDAPADETELIEEMKTSENFINVNDDEPMPDATEDAPVKDKKKSKKDKDSKKSKKSKKATEAEDTAMEDVEDTPAETNGVDVDSKAAKKEKKKDKKEKKEKKTKKTKESESNGDVLTEDTAAEAEMGEEVEVEGEEAQAAVEANQGRFIVFVGNLPYSATKEEIEKHFEKIKPSEIRLRTYKGTEKFMGTCFVEFDRYDRMVTCLKKYHHSVFPDPKKKEGRKINVELSAGGGGNSETRKTKIAAKNEKLHDERARDRIKEAEVSMKQRERKEKKEAKSGKKADKKEEEPAAEKPSEAETFGMNPARLAMMQGPAVPHRSRY from the exons ATGTCCAAATCCAAAGTTGATAAGCCtgagaagaagcgcaagcgCGATGTCGAGGTAGCAGAGGATGTACCCAAAAAGTCCAAAAAGTCTAAGAAGACCGAAGATACTCAGGATGCGCCCACGCCCGAAGCACCTGTAGTCGAAGTAGCGGAGGTgaagaaggacaagaagTCCAAAAAAGacaagaaggagaagaagtCCAAGGACAAT GATACCGACGCGTCTGAAGATGCACCGGCTGACGAGACTGAGCTCATTGAAGAGATGAAGACTTCGGAAAACTTCATCAATGTCAACGATGACGAGCCAATGCCTGACGCGACCGAGGATGCACCTGTCAAGGACAAGAAGAAGTCTAAGAAGGACAAGGACTCCAAGAAGTCCAAGAAGAGCAAAAAGGCTACTGAAGCCGAAGACACGGCCATGGAAGATGTAGAAGATACCCCGGCGGAGACGAACGGGGTAGATGTTGACTCCAAGGCTGCtaagaaagagaagaagaaggacaagaaggagaagaaagaaaagaagacAAAGAAGACAAAGGAATCCGAGTCCAACGGGGACGTCCTCACGGAAGATACAGCCGCAGAGGCCGAAATGGGCGAGGAGGTAGAAGTGGAGGGAGAAGAAGCCCAGGCCGCAGTCGAAGCCAACCAAGGCCGCTTCATCGTCTTTGTTG GCAACCTCCCTTACAGCGCCACAAAAGAGGAGATTGAGAAGCACTTTGAGAAGATCAAGCCTTCGGAAATTCGTCTACGTACATACAAGGGCACAGAAAAATTCATGGGTACATGTTTTGTCGAGTTCGACCGCTACGACCGCATGGTGACGTGCTTGAAGAAGTACCATCACTCAGTCTTTCCCGATccaaagaagaaggaggGCAGGAAGATCAACGTTGAACTTAG TGCCGGAGGCGGCGGCAACAGCGAAACTCGAAAGACCAAGATTGCGGCCAAGAACGAAAAACTGCACGACGAGCGTGCCCGTGATCGCATAAAGGAAGCCGAAGTCAGTATGAAACAGAGAGAGcgcaaggagaagaaggaagccAAATCCGGCAAAAAGGCGGACAAGAAGGAGGAAGAGCCTGCAGCTGAGAAGCCGTCTGAGGCGGAGACTTTTGGTATGAACCCGGCTAGGTTGGCTATGATGCAGGGTCCTGCGGTCCCGCATAGGTCGAGGTATTAG
- a CDS encoding DUF946 domain containing protein — protein MGFKSLVTISALTVSFVSSAPLTQRQAPSNVPDYVLKYAPVVYLHSTETYFPTDIQTFLDNTTPRVNFTEVPGPSKPLTTSNLNQMGSDVWLTSNDDVTKDPAWIKGTKPNAQGKTDGAITAAIIVNDKGNGNVDAFYMYFSAYNYGGEVLGWSALNFGNHVGDWEHTMVRFLNGEPQSIWYSQHANGQAFRYPTVEKSGDRPIAYSAKGSHANYAISGTHDHTIPNLNLPGGVLEDYTDKGTLWDPLQSAWYYKFDAKTTQFSAYDGAAPTAWLDWRGRWGDEQYLTSDQRQVVLFGQAKFAGGPTGPVDKQLNRDKVCPENGKLCILRSILVPRTDAGNVVEYGDKIAA, from the exons ATGGGCTTCAAATCACTCGTCACCATCTCTGCACTCACAGTGTCTTTTGTGAGCAGCGCGCCGCTCACGCAGAGGCAGGCACCAAGCAATGTTCCTGACTATGTACTCAAATATG CCCCAGTCGTGTACCTCCATTCTACAGAAACATATTTCCCAACAGACATCCAGACCTTCCTCGACAACACCACACCCCGTGTGAACTTTACTGAAGTCCCTGGCCCCTCTAAACCTCTGACAACTTCGAACCTCAACCAAATGGGCAGCGACGTGTGGCTCACCTCAAACGACGACGTGACCAAAGACCCCGCCTGGATCAAAGGCACCAAGCCAAACGCTCAAGGAAAGACAGACGGCGCAATAACCGCTGCTATCATTGTAAATGACAAGGGCAACGGTAACGTAGACGCATTCTATATGTACTTCAGCGCATACAACTATGGCGGGGAGGTCCTCGGCTGGAGTGCTTTGAACTTTG GCAACCATGTTGGCGACTGGGAACACACAATGGTGCGTTTCCTGAATGGCGAGCCCCAAAGCATCTGGTACTCGCAGCACGCGAACGGTCAAGCGTTTCGCTACCCGACCGTCGAGAAGTCGGGTGATAGACCTATTGCCTATTCGGCAAAGGGCTCGCATGCAAACTATGCCATTTCTGGTACACACGATCATACCATTCCCAACTTAAACCTACCGGGCGGCGTGCTGGAGGATTATACGGATAAGGGCACGTTGTGGGACCCGTTGCAGAGTGCGTGGTATTACAAGTTCGACGCAAAAACGACGCAGTTCTCTGCTTATGACGGTGCGGCTCCGACAGCATGGTTGGACTGGAGGGGCAGATGGGGTGATGAACAGTACCTGACAAGTGATCAGAGACAGGTCGTCTTGTTTGGTCAGGCCAAGTTCGCTGGAGGGCCGACGGGACCGGTGGATAAGCAGCTCAACAGGGACAAGGTGTGCCCAGAGAACGGCAAGCTTTGCATCTTGAGGAGTATACTTGTACCGAGAACAGATGCGGGGAATGTAGTTGAGTATGGAGACAAGATCGCTGCCTAA
- a CDS encoding putative alpha-1,2-mannosidase: MALVASSCLLMGILVCLSVFFFEFVQAQSNYSQYVNVFQGTKGGGNRFPGVVAAPFAMVKLGPDVHDGRTDAYSGYLPSGNIFGFSMMHESGTGGAPKYGVVSQMPVVGDVLDPLADLSQPRRVPDQGSVGYYKSSLANGVTVELSATEHAGLYSYSFPNGTASSIVIDVSHVLSSFRGLGWEQHYAGGKFIIHQDGYYEGSGIYNNGWNLSPDWTIYFCGKFNKRPSQSWTFNGNASRLSTPAFGSARLGGVFTFSESKVMSRVGISFISPSKACANLEEITENKKIVELADAAKKTWDVEVLSKVQVSSINLDDLQLLYSSLYGMFLIPSNRTGENPAWNTGEPYYDDIFTLWDTHRCHTPLFHILQPTAYETFIRSLIDTWRHAGFMPDARSSNYNGRVQGGSNGDNVLADAYIKGVRGAINWTDGFSAMLTDAEVVPPNNHDLQAPDSSTKEGRGALPDWHTYGYITPRFSRAVSRAVEYSTNDFALHQVASGLGKTAELSKYLNRSRNWRNHWNPAATSHNHTGFLVPRLANGAFVPQDPASCGGCYWADAYYEDNSWIYSMNAIHDVAELKRRVGGDAVFVDRLNKIFELGFFKAGNEPSFTTPYLYNFVQDEQWRSVNRSRGIGRLYNAWEGGLPGNSDAGAMESDLLWQIIGLYPLTGQTTFLILSPWFPSLTLDLANGKTLTVTTTGSTDRNTSPYVQSLKVNGKAWDKPWVSWRDVFENGGLMEYVLGLEPVHWAKGELPPSPASSR, from the exons ATGGCTTTGGTTGCGAGTTCGTGTCTACTCATGGGTATCTTGGTGTGTTTATCAGTCTTCTTTTTCGAGTTCGTACAAGCGCAGAGCAACTACAGCCAATATGTCAATGTATT TCAAGGAACGAAAGGCGGTGGTAACAGATTCCCTGGCGTCGTTGCTGCGCCCTTTGCAATGGTGAAGTTGGGGCCCGACGTGCACGATGGCAGGACGGATGCATACTCCGGATACCTTCCATCGGGCAACATCTTCGGCTTCAGCATGATGCACGAATCTGGAACTGGCGGTGCGCCAAAATATGGTGTAGTGTCACAGATGCCAGTAGTCGGGGACGTTCTAGATCCACTGGCTGATCTATCTCAGCCCCGGCGAGTACCAGATCAAGGAAGCGTTGGATACTACAAGTCTTCACTGGCAAACGGAGTGACGGTGGAGTTGAGTGCCACTGAACATGCTGGGTTGTACTCGTACTCTTTCCCGAATGGTACTGCATCTTCTATCGTGATAGATGTTTCGCACGTACTGTCTAGTTTCAGAGGCTTAGGCTGGGAGCAACATTACGCGGGTGGTAAATTCATCATTCATCAAGATGGGTACTATGAGGGGTCAGGCATATACAATAACGGATGGAATCTCTCGCCCGACTGGACAATCTACTTTTGCGGAAAGTTCAACAAGCGACCTTCTCAGTCATGGACCTTCAACGGTAACGCTAGTAGATTGAGCACTCCAGCATTTGGGTCTGCACGACTTGGTGGCGTTTTCACGTTTTCCGAATCTAAAGTCATGTCTCGTGTTGGCATATCCTTCATCTCTCCCTCAAAGGCTTGCGCAAACCTCGAAGAGATCACTGAAAACAAAAAAATCGTGGAACTTGCTGACGCGGCAAAGAAGACATGGGACGTCGAAGTCTTGAGCAAAGTTCAAGTCTCATCCATCAACTTAGATGACCTACAACTGCTCTACAGTTCCCTTTATGGGATGTTTCTCATCCCCTCTAACCGCACCGGCGAGAATCCCGCCTGGAACACCGGAGAACCCTACTACGATGATATCTTCACTCTCTGGGATACGCACCGCTGCCACACACCGCTCTTCCATATCCTCCAACCCACCGCCTACGAAACCTTCATCCGTTCCCTCATCGACACCTGGCGTCACGCCGGCTTCATGCCCGACGCACGATCCTCAAACTACAATGGCCGAGTACAAGGAGGCTCAAACGGCGACAACGTCCTCGCCGACGCCTACATCAAGGGCGTCCGAGGTGCCATAAACTGGACCGACGGATTCTCCGCCATGCTCACAGACGCAGAAGTCGTACCCCCCAACAACCACGACCTACAAGCCCCTGACTCCTCGACCAAAGAAGGCCGCGGCGCACTACCAGATTGGCACACATACGGCTACATAACCCCACGCTTCTCACGCGCCGTCTCCCGAGCGGTAGAGTACTCCACAAATGACTTTGCCCTCCACCAAGTCGCTTCCGGGTTGGGGAAAACAGCAGAATTGTCAAAGTATCTCAATCGCTCACGCAATTGGCGTAACCACTGGAATCCAGCGGCTACATCTCACAACCACACGGGCTTCCTCGTGCCTCGCCTTGCAAACGGGGCGTTTGTACCGCAGGACCCGGCGTCGTGTGGGGGCTGCTACTGGGCCGATGCGTACTATGAAGACAACAGTTGGATCTACAGTATGAACGCCATTCACGACGTTGCAGAACTGAAGCGACGGGTAGGCGGCGACGCGGTGTTTGTAGATCGTCTAAATAAGATTTTCGAGCTGGGGTTCTTCAAGGCTGGAAATGAGCCTAGCTTTACGACGCCTTATTTGTATAATTTCGTGCAGGATGAGCAGTGGAGAAGTGTGAACCGTAGTCGGGGGATTGGGAGGTTGTATAATGCCTGGGAGGGGGGTTTGCCGGGAAATTCGGATGCTGGGGCCATGGAGTCGGATCTTTTG tggcagatcaTAGGCCTCTACCCTCTTACCGGCCAGACCACCTTCCTTATTCTTTCCCCTTGGTTCCCCTCACTTACCCTCGACCTTGCGAATGGGAAGACACTCACCGTCACCACTACTGGCTCAACCGATCGCAACACATCTCCTTACGTACAGAGTTTGAAAGTAAACGGCAAGGCATGGGATAAACCATGGGTAAGCTGGCGAGACGTCTTCGAGAATGGGGGTTTGATGGAATATGTGCTCGGGCTTGAGCCGGTACATTGGGCTAAAGGGGAGTTACCACCTAGCCCTGCTTCATCTAGATAG
- a CDS encoding ApaH, Diadenosine tetraphosphatase and related serine-threonine protein phosphatase — MGNQQSSNKDKKADKAGNDGVPLGREYYRSFERSDTKESTRSLRNSLRNKIPGTGKSESPRNSVAGLPDANGKTDKIDAASGKSKGGSRRNSIASTSVPAEPAPETADKVEATADDDDQPPPSPVHGATLGTGHEGVSKAQRTGEVDHVSDVPPTGVAQPLASAQPGESILQRKDQPIPRLPEPPAATDGSGSPMEISALKSMDLDDMIQRLLDAAYAGKVTKTVSLKNAEIFAICSAAREVFLSQPALLELSPPVKIVGDIHGQYTDLIRMFEMCGFPPNSNYLFLGDYVDRGKQSLETILLLLCYKLKFPENFFLLRGNHECANVTRVYGFYDECKRRCNIKVWKAFVDTFNTLPIAAIVAQKIFCVHGGLSPSLSHMDDIRQIARPTDVPDYGLLNDLLWSDPADMENDWESNERGVSYCFGKKVIMEFLARHDFDLVCRAHMVVEDGYEFFTDRVLVTVFSAPNYCGEFDNWGAVMSVSGELLCSFELLKPLDSSALKSHIKKSRNKRQSMLNSPPAHYAPQSY; from the exons ATGGGCAACCAGCAGTCTAGCAACAAGGACAAAAAGGCCGACAAGGCCGGGAACGACGGTGTCCCACTCGGTCGCGAGTACTACCGCTCTTTTGAGCGATCCGACACTAAAGAGTCCACACGCTCGCTGCGCAACTCGCTCAGGAATAAGATTCCAGGGACGGGCAAGTCTGAAAGCCCACGAAACTCTGTTGCCGGCCTCCCCGACGCCAACGGCAAGACAGACAAGATAGACGCAGCTTCGGGCAAGTCCAAAGGAGGATCGCGGAGGAACTCGATCGCTTCAACTTCAGTCCCAGCTGAACCAGCACCGGAGACGGCAGACAAGGTCGAAGCCACCGCAGATGACGACGACCAACCGCCGCCCTCGCCAGTCCATGGCGCAACACTTGGAACAGGCCATGAAGGCGTGAGCAAGGCTCAGCGAACTGGCGAAGTTGACCACGTCTCTGATGTGCCGCCGACAGGGGTGGCACAACCCTTGGCTTCTGCCCAGCCGGGAGAGTCGATTCTGCAAAGGAAAGATCAGCCAATTCCAAGGCTTCCAGAACCTCCAGCAGCTACTGATGGTTCAGGCTCGCCTATGGAGATCAGCGCGCTCAAGTCAATGGATCTGGATGACATGATTCAGCGACTACTCGACGCAGCCTATGCTGGCAAGGTCACCAAGACTGTCAGCTTGAAAAATGCTGAGATATTCGCCATTTGCTCAGCCGCCCGAGAAGTCTTCCTCAGCCAGCCCGCACTGCTCGAACTATCACCGCCTGTGAAGATTGTCGGCGATATCCATGGACAGTACACCGACCTAATCCGCATGTTCGAGATGTGCGGATTCCCACCCAACTCCAACTATCTCTTCCTCGGCGATTACGTAGACCGCGGCAAACAGAGCTTAGAGACGATTCTCCTCTTGCTCTGCTACAAGCTCAAGTTCCCCGAGAACTTTTTCCTCCTCCGCGGCAACCACGAATGCGCCAACGTCACACGTGTATATGGCTTCTACGACGAGTGCAAGAGACGGTGCAACATCAAGGTTTGGAAAGCCTTTGTGGACACCTTCAACACGCTTCCCATCGCGGCCATCGTGGCACAAAAGATCTTCTGCGTGCACGGCGGTCTGTCTCCCAGTCTGTCTCACATGGACGATATTAGACAAATTGCACGACCTACGGACGTACCAGACTACGGTCTACTGAACGACCTGTTATGGAGTGACCCTGCGGACATGGAAAATGACTGGGAGTCCAACGAACGAGGCGTCAGTTACTGCTTTGGAAAGAAGGTCATTATGGAGTTTTTGGCGCGACACGACTTTGATCTTGTGTGCAGAGCCCACATGGTTGTAGAAGATGGCTATGAATTCTTCACAGACAGAGTCTTGGTCACTGTGTTTTCAGCACCTAAC TACTGCGGCGAATTTGACAATTGGGGCGCCGTCATGTCCGTTTCGGGAGAACTGCTCTGCAGTTTTGAGCTGCTTAAACCACTGGACTCTAGCGCACTCAAGAGTCATATCAAGAAGAGCAGGAACAAGCGTCAAAGCATGCTCAACTCACCA CCCGCACACTATGCACCTCAAAGTTACTAA
- a CDS encoding PutA, NAD-dependent aldehyde dehydrogenase yields MSDLFVELTAPNGRKYRQPRGLFINNEFVKSKSGETISTINPSDEKEIASVYAAGPEDVNDAVAAARKAFNDPSWRDMDTSDRGDLLYKLAQLIDQHKETLATIETWDNGKPYSVALNDDLTGVIAVIKYYAGFANKIHGTVIDTSPRKLAYIVREPLGVCGQIIPWNFPLLMAAWKLGPALCTGNTIVMKAAEQTPLSILYLATLIKEAGFPPGVVNLLNGDGRKAGATLAQHPDVDKIAFTGSTATGKEIMKMASVNMKNITLETGGKSPLVIFEDADLAQAVKWAHTGIMYNQGQVCCATSRILVQEGIYDKFVEAFKECVKNTSVVGDPFKDGTFQGPQVTKAQYDRVLSYIESGKSEGATLISGGEPHKNAGGKGFYISPTIFTNVKDSMKIFREEVFGPFVAISSFKEEEEAIRRANDTTYGLGAAVFTENITKAHRVARRIEAGMVWINSSNDTDIRVPFGGVKQSGIGRELGEAGLEAYTNKKAVHVNLGTKL; encoded by the exons ATGTCTGATCTCTTTGTCGAACTTACAGCACCCAATGGTCGCAAATACCGTCAACCCAGAGGTCTTTTCATCAACAATGAATTTGTCAAATCCAAGTCTGGAGAGACTATCAGTACGATAAACCCTAG TGATGAGAAAGAGATTGCTTCCGTCTACGCAGCTGGCCCAGAAGATGTTAACGACGCTGTGGCAGCAGCTCGAAAAGCATTCAACGACCCATCATGGCGAGACATGGACACCAGTGATCGAGGTGACCTGCTTTACAAGCTTGCACAGTTGATTGACCAACACAAGGAGACACTTGCTACCATTGAGACTTGGGACAATGGAAAGCCGTATTCTGTTGCCCTGAACGACGACTTGACGGGCGTTATTGCTGTTATCAAATACTACGCTGGATTTGCGAACAAAATTCACGGAACAGTTATCGATACCTCACCACGTAAGCTCGCATATATTGTTCGAGAGCCACTTGGTGTCTGTGGGCAAATCATTCC ATGGAACTTCCCCCTATTAATGGCAGCTTGGAAACTAGGACCCGCGCTTTGCACCGGTAACACAATCGTCATGAAGGCTGCCGAACAGACACCCCTCTCTATATTGTACCTTGCCACACTCATCAAGGAAGCTGGCTTCCCTCCTGGTGTGGTCAACCTTCTCAACGGAGATGGTAGGAAAGCTGGTGCCACGCTGGCCCAACACCCTGACGTCGACAAGATTGCGTTTACTGGGTCTACAGCCACTGGAAAGGAGATTATGAAGATGGCTTCTGTCAACATGAAGAACATCACGCTTGAGACAGGTGGCAAATCGCCGCTAGTAATATTTGAAGATGCAGACCTGGCACAGGCTGTGAAATGGGCGCACACGGGCATCAT GTACAATCAGGGTCAAGTCTGCTGTGCAACATCGAGAATCCTGGTGCAAGAGGGCATCTATGACAAATTTGTCGAAGCCTTCAAGGAGTGCGTTAAGAATACCTCGGTGGTTGGAGACCCCTTCAAGGATGGTACATTCCAAGGTCCCCAGGTTACCAAAGCACAGTACGACCGCGTCCTGTCTTACATTGAGTCCGGCAAATCCGAGGGCGCAACTCTTATATCTGGTGGCGAGCCACACAAGAACGCAGGCGGCAAGGGCTTCTACATCTCGCCTACCATCTTCACAAACGTAAAGGATTCGATGAAGATTTTCCGCGAGGAGGTGTTTGGCCCATTTGTTGCCATCAGCTCATTcaaagaggaggaggaggcaATCAGGCGCGCCAACGACACCACCTACGGTCTTGGAGCAGCTGTGTTCACTGAGAACATCACCAAAGCCCACCGTGTTGCCAGGCGTATTGAAGCAGGCATGGTATGGATCAACTCAAGCAATGACACAGATATTCGAGTTCCTTTCGGAGGTGTGAAGCAGAGTGGTATTGGAAGGGAGCTGGGCGAGGCTGGGCTGGAGGCATACACCAACAAGAAG GCTGTCCACGTCAACCTTGGAACCAAGCTATAA